A part of Paenarthrobacter sp. A20 genomic DNA contains:
- a CDS encoding beta-N-acetylglucosaminidase domain-containing protein: MNTAPVGTGTKRRRSVLLLAAAGVLTAALVVAGWFAVSRDRPDEPEGNRAGVPSIFPVPQHAKAGTGSPVPLNGHVYVVAPAGTDQASTAAVQDLVAGAGGTSEVVTALANPREGSSAIHLGVDSAVAPVLSDLQLDSDATLRDALGHAEGYVVATGQPGGIPTAVLAGRDNDGVFHAVQTLRQVLRDGSVVPVLVGDWPLMETRGVIEGFYGTPWSHQARLDVIEFAGRQKMNTYIYSPKDDPLLRERWRDLYTNQELEELRELIDTAAANHIRFSYALSPGIDICYSREADLDDAVAKLESLYSLGVRSFVIPLDDIATKVQCADDLREFGSGQANLAKAQASFLNDVNAKFISAKDGVLPLETVPTFYNGSASTPYKRELGQALNPGIVVQWTGEDVVSHRITLKSAETAAGTYGSPGDSRPIVIWDNYPVNDFSQDHLFLAPVIGRDANLHQSIQGIVTNPMIQPYLSLPAIFNYADLSWNGPAYDPAKSMNAALSLLSGPDPEVQAAVRAFVDLNQDWQDDDLTPSAPELQRDIDQFWTDYDAGKSPSEALRSRAGLLQRLPELLPRMAMPGFAQDGSTWVAAAAEYGRGVEAALNMLEAAKRGDAQAAAAARINVQGALKTAGAKTQPTLELGVVTPVLGNGELTVFLERALQTVPPS, from the coding sequence TTGAACACGGCACCCGTCGGCACCGGCACCAAGCGCCGGCGATCTGTTCTGCTGCTGGCCGCGGCCGGGGTGCTGACGGCCGCGCTCGTTGTTGCCGGGTGGTTCGCTGTTTCACGTGACCGCCCTGACGAGCCCGAAGGAAACAGGGCGGGCGTTCCAAGTATCTTCCCCGTGCCGCAGCACGCCAAGGCCGGAACGGGCAGCCCTGTTCCCTTGAACGGCCACGTGTACGTGGTTGCCCCCGCTGGAACGGATCAAGCCTCCACCGCCGCAGTGCAGGACCTTGTGGCAGGCGCCGGGGGCACGTCGGAGGTGGTGACAGCGCTTGCGAACCCACGCGAAGGGTCATCTGCCATCCATTTGGGCGTGGACTCAGCCGTAGCTCCGGTTCTCAGCGATTTGCAGCTGGACAGCGATGCCACTCTCCGGGACGCTCTTGGGCACGCAGAAGGCTATGTGGTTGCCACAGGACAGCCCGGCGGGATTCCGACGGCCGTGCTGGCAGGACGGGACAACGACGGCGTCTTCCACGCCGTCCAGACCCTACGGCAGGTGCTCAGGGACGGTTCAGTGGTTCCGGTCCTGGTGGGTGACTGGCCGCTGATGGAAACCCGCGGTGTCATCGAGGGCTTCTACGGCACCCCCTGGTCCCATCAGGCCCGCCTGGATGTCATCGAATTCGCGGGCAGGCAGAAGATGAACACTTACATCTATTCGCCGAAGGACGATCCCTTGTTGAGGGAACGATGGCGGGACCTTTACACGAATCAGGAGCTTGAGGAGCTGCGGGAGCTCATCGACACAGCAGCGGCCAACCATATCCGTTTCAGCTACGCCCTCTCACCGGGCATCGACATTTGCTATTCGCGCGAGGCTGACCTCGATGACGCGGTGGCCAAGCTTGAATCCCTGTACTCGCTGGGTGTCCGTTCCTTCGTGATTCCCCTCGATGACATCGCCACGAAAGTCCAATGTGCCGACGATCTCCGGGAGTTTGGTTCGGGTCAGGCCAACCTGGCAAAGGCACAGGCATCCTTCCTCAACGACGTGAATGCCAAGTTCATCTCTGCCAAGGACGGCGTCCTCCCACTGGAAACGGTTCCCACCTTCTACAACGGCTCCGCGAGCACTCCCTATAAGCGGGAACTTGGCCAGGCGTTGAATCCCGGGATCGTGGTGCAGTGGACGGGTGAGGATGTGGTCTCACACCGGATCACCCTGAAATCAGCGGAAACGGCCGCCGGGACCTACGGGAGCCCCGGCGACTCCCGGCCCATCGTCATTTGGGACAACTATCCTGTCAACGACTTTTCCCAGGATCATCTCTTCCTGGCCCCCGTGATCGGGAGGGACGCCAACCTCCATCAGTCCATCCAGGGCATCGTCACCAACCCCATGATTCAGCCCTATCTGTCCTTGCCGGCCATCTTCAACTACGCAGACCTCTCCTGGAACGGCCCGGCATACGACCCCGCCAAATCCATGAACGCGGCCTTGTCCCTGCTCTCCGGACCCGACCCGGAAGTCCAAGCCGCGGTGCGGGCTTTCGTGGACCTGAACCAAGACTGGCAGGACGACGACCTCACACCATCCGCCCCGGAGCTGCAACGCGATATTGACCAGTTCTGGACGGATTACGACGCCGGCAAGTCACCATCGGAGGCATTGCGGAGTCGCGCTGGGCTGCTTCAACGGCTTCCCGAGCTCCTGCCACGCATGGCGATGCCCGGTTTCGCCCAGGACGGCTCCACGTGGGTTGCAGCGGCGGCAGAGTACGGACGTGGCGTGGAGGCTGCCCTGAACATGCTGGAGGCCGCCAAGCGTGGCGATGCACAGGCCGCCGCCGCAGCCCGCATCAACGTGCAGGGCGCCCTGAAGACAGCCGGGGCAAAGACGCAGCCAACGTTGGAACTTGGCGTGGTGACGCCCGTCCTGGGCAATGGCGAACTGACCGTATTCCTCGAGCGGGCACTGCAGACTGTACCGCCCAGCTAG
- the recF gene encoding DNA replication/repair protein RecF (All proteins in this family for which functions are known are DNA-binding proteins that assist the filamentation of RecA onto DNA for the initiation of recombination or recombinational repair.), whose amino-acid sequence MYLEHLSLTDFRSYAQVDLKLGPGVTVLVGSNGIGKTNLMEAIGYLATLSSHRVSTDAPLLRFGAERAMIRARLVRGEQSTVIELEINAGRANRGRINRSNPVRARDILGICQTVLFAPEDLALVKGDPSNRRRFLDELLVSLVPRHAATRSDYDRVLKQRNALLKSARAGKFTAGHEATLDVWDQHMARAGAELLHARLELVERLRPHLNSAYAQLTDGSKEAGAVYRSTIQGVLDDDGGPADHGTEPSPSVDDLRLLSVDELTERYIQAFAASRKKELERGISLVGPHRDELELTLGQAPAKGYASHGETWSMCLSLRLASYYVMLDDARTGGTAPILILDDVFAELDVQRRRKLAAIVAGAEQVLVTAAVDADIPEELAGRRVTVVPGGIDGEG is encoded by the coding sequence TTTCCGCAGCTACGCACAGGTTGACCTGAAGCTCGGCCCCGGCGTGACGGTCCTGGTCGGTTCCAACGGGATTGGCAAGACCAACCTGATGGAAGCCATCGGGTACCTTGCCACGCTGAGTTCACATCGGGTGAGCACAGATGCGCCCCTGCTCCGGTTCGGCGCCGAGCGCGCGATGATCCGCGCCAGGCTTGTCCGTGGAGAGCAATCAACGGTCATTGAGCTTGAAATCAATGCCGGCCGGGCTAACCGGGGCCGTATCAACCGCAGCAATCCGGTCCGGGCAAGGGACATCCTGGGCATCTGCCAAACTGTTTTGTTCGCACCCGAAGATCTGGCGTTGGTCAAGGGAGACCCTTCGAACCGCAGGCGCTTCCTGGATGAACTGTTGGTCAGCCTTGTTCCGCGGCATGCTGCAACCCGCAGCGACTATGATCGCGTCCTGAAGCAACGTAATGCCCTGCTGAAATCGGCGCGGGCCGGGAAATTCACGGCCGGCCATGAGGCAACCCTGGACGTTTGGGACCAGCACATGGCCCGCGCCGGCGCGGAACTACTCCACGCCCGGCTCGAACTCGTGGAAAGATTGCGTCCCCATCTGAACAGCGCCTACGCACAGCTCACCGACGGATCCAAAGAGGCGGGTGCGGTCTACCGCTCAACCATCCAGGGCGTCCTGGACGACGACGGCGGCCCGGCGGACCACGGAACGGAACCTTCGCCGTCGGTTGACGACCTTCGGCTCCTGTCCGTGGATGAACTCACTGAACGCTACATCCAGGCCTTCGCAGCATCACGGAAGAAGGAACTGGAACGGGGCATCTCCCTGGTGGGCCCGCATCGTGACGAACTGGAGCTCACTTTGGGCCAAGCTCCTGCCAAGGGCTATGCATCCCACGGTGAAACATGGTCCATGTGCTTGTCCCTCCGGCTCGCTTCCTACTACGTGATGTTGGACGATGCCCGCACCGGAGGCACCGCTCCGATCCTCATCCTCGATGACGTTTTCGCCGAACTGGATGTCCAGCGCCGGCGTAAACTGGCTGCAATAGTGGCTGGCGCCGAGCAGGTGTTGGTGACTGCCGCCGTCGATGCCGATATCCCTGAGGAGCTGGCCGGACGGCGCGTAACCGTTGTTCCGGGAGGCATCGATGGCGAAGGATAG
- a CDS encoding DMT family transporter, with protein MTLLIAALGVLGVASSGPLIAGTLGATSVTALAIAFWRNAIGAVVMAAPVAIREPKAFGRITRREFGWSALAAIALAFHFACFITALQLTSVAAATALVCLQSAWIAVFQMFRGTRHRWPVLLGLGIAFGGVVAITGFDMGSSPEALLGDLLALAGGALAGLYTLAGGKARQSMGTGTYTTLCYGMCAAIVAVLALFSAQPLTGFDAGGWLGIIAITVCAQLVGHTAFNHLLATMSPLLVSMIILLEIPGAAILAAIFLNETLPAGTYAGLALILVGLAVVVAGQRRGRTEADRREPELGAD; from the coding sequence GTGACCCTTCTCATTGCTGCCCTCGGCGTACTGGGTGTTGCCTCTTCCGGACCACTCATCGCAGGAACCCTTGGAGCCACCTCCGTTACGGCCTTGGCCATCGCCTTTTGGCGGAATGCGATAGGTGCGGTGGTAATGGCTGCTCCCGTCGCTATCCGTGAGCCAAAAGCATTCGGCAGGATCACCCGGCGCGAGTTTGGCTGGTCCGCCCTGGCCGCTATTGCACTTGCGTTCCACTTCGCCTGCTTCATCACCGCGCTTCAGCTCACGTCCGTTGCGGCCGCTACGGCCTTGGTGTGCCTGCAATCGGCATGGATAGCGGTGTTCCAGATGTTCCGGGGTACACGGCACCGCTGGCCGGTGTTGTTGGGCCTTGGGATCGCTTTTGGCGGCGTGGTTGCCATCACCGGATTCGACATGGGTTCATCTCCTGAAGCCCTGCTGGGCGATCTGCTGGCGCTGGCCGGCGGCGCGCTGGCTGGCCTCTATACCCTTGCGGGAGGGAAAGCCCGTCAATCCATGGGAACCGGGACCTACACGACGCTTTGCTACGGCATGTGCGCGGCGATCGTGGCAGTGCTCGCCTTGTTCAGCGCGCAGCCACTGACAGGGTTCGACGCCGGAGGCTGGCTTGGCATTATCGCCATCACCGTTTGCGCCCAGCTGGTGGGGCACACGGCCTTCAACCATCTGCTTGCCACGATGAGCCCTTTGTTGGTGTCCATGATCATCCTGCTGGAAATCCCGGGTGCAGCAATCCTGGCAGCCATTTTCCTGAATGAGACCTTGCCGGCGGGCACCTATGCGGGATTGGCGCTGATTCTTGTTGGCCTGGCCGTGGTCGTTGCCGGGCAGCGGCGTGGCCGGACTGAAGCAGACCGGCGCGAACCCGAGCTTGGCGCTGACTGA
- the gyrA gene encoding DNA gyrase subunit A: MSDETPEVPAESNDAEDVVLEGDVLTDRVEQVDLQTEMQRSYLDYAMAVIVGRALPDVRDGLKPVHRRVLYAMFDGGYRPDRSFNKCARVVGDVMGTYHPHGDMAIYDALVRLIQDWTMRYPLALGQGNFGSPGNDGAAAPRYTETKMAQLAMEMVRDIDEETVDFQDNYDGKNQEPTILPARFPNLLVNGSSGIAVGMATNIPPHNLREVAEGVQWALENPTATREELLEALLLRIKGPDFPTGATILGHKGIEDAYRTGRGSITMRAVVNVEELQGRTCLVVTELPYQANPDNLAIKIAELVKDGKIQGIADLRDETSGRTGQRLVIVLKRDAVAKVVLNNLYKHTQLQDNFSANMLAIVDGVPRTLSLDAFIRHWVAHQMDVIARRTRYRLRKAEEEAHILRALLKALDMLDEVIALIRASNTTEAAREGLMGLLEIDELQARAILDMQLRRLAALERQKIQDRHSELEAMIEEYNAILASEERQRQIISEELAEIVAKHGDDRRTHILMGFDGDMSMEDLIPEEEMVVTITRGGYVKRTRSDNYRSQQRGGKGIKGAQLRGDDVVEHFFVTTTHHWLLFFTNLGRVYRAKAYELAEAGRDAKGQHVANLLAFQPDEHIAQVLDLRDYQQAPYLVLATKNGLVKKTRLEDYDTNRTAGVIAINLRDEDELVSAQLVSETDDLLLVSRKGQSIRFTATDDALRPMGRATSGVTGMKFREDDELLAADVVQDGSFVFIVTEGGYAKRTAVDEYRLQGRGGLGIKVAKLAEDRGDLVGALIVQEEDEVLVVMEGGKVVRSAVTGVPAKGRDTMGVIFAKPDKNDRIIEVARNSERGLEGEESEDGLDDDVTLAANDGASEATVTAETENDADPDIETGAELNEDNTGGNE, translated from the coding sequence ATGAGTGACGAAACTCCCGAAGTCCCGGCGGAATCGAATGACGCAGAGGATGTTGTTCTTGAGGGTGATGTGCTGACCGACCGCGTGGAGCAGGTGGACCTGCAGACGGAAATGCAGAGGTCCTACCTGGACTACGCCATGGCCGTTATTGTGGGCCGCGCCCTCCCTGACGTCCGTGACGGACTGAAGCCGGTGCACCGCCGCGTTTTGTACGCAATGTTCGACGGCGGCTACCGCCCCGACCGCTCTTTCAACAAGTGCGCCCGCGTGGTGGGCGATGTCATGGGTACCTATCACCCGCACGGTGACATGGCGATCTACGATGCTTTGGTCCGCCTGATCCAGGACTGGACCATGCGGTACCCGCTGGCACTTGGCCAGGGCAACTTCGGTTCGCCCGGTAACGACGGCGCTGCCGCACCGCGTTACACCGAAACCAAGATGGCCCAACTTGCCATGGAAATGGTCCGCGATATCGACGAGGAAACCGTCGACTTCCAGGACAACTATGACGGCAAGAACCAGGAACCGACCATCCTGCCGGCGCGTTTCCCCAACCTGCTGGTCAACGGTTCCTCAGGCATCGCCGTCGGCATGGCCACCAACATTCCGCCGCACAACCTTCGCGAGGTCGCAGAGGGTGTGCAGTGGGCGCTTGAGAACCCCACCGCCACCCGCGAGGAGCTCCTCGAAGCACTGTTGCTGCGCATCAAGGGACCCGACTTCCCAACTGGTGCCACCATCCTTGGCCACAAGGGCATCGAAGACGCGTACCGTACCGGCCGTGGCTCCATCACCATGCGCGCCGTGGTCAATGTCGAGGAACTCCAGGGCCGCACCTGCTTGGTGGTCACCGAACTTCCTTACCAGGCCAATCCGGACAACCTTGCCATCAAGATTGCTGAACTGGTCAAGGACGGCAAGATCCAGGGCATCGCAGACCTCCGCGATGAAACCTCCGGCCGTACAGGCCAACGCCTGGTGATCGTGCTCAAGCGCGACGCCGTGGCGAAGGTGGTCTTGAACAACCTCTACAAGCACACGCAGCTGCAGGACAACTTCTCGGCGAACATGCTGGCAATTGTCGACGGCGTCCCGCGCACCTTGAGCCTGGATGCTTTCATCCGCCACTGGGTTGCGCACCAGATGGACGTCATTGCACGCCGCACCCGCTACCGCCTGCGCAAGGCCGAGGAAGAAGCGCACATTCTGCGTGCACTCCTCAAGGCCCTGGACATGCTGGACGAGGTCATTGCCCTCATCCGCGCTTCCAACACCACAGAAGCTGCCCGCGAAGGCCTCATGGGGTTGCTGGAGATCGATGAACTCCAGGCCCGCGCCATCCTGGACATGCAGTTGCGCCGACTGGCCGCCCTGGAACGCCAGAAGATCCAGGATCGTCACTCCGAGCTCGAAGCGATGATCGAGGAGTACAACGCGATCCTGGCTTCCGAGGAACGCCAGCGCCAGATCATCAGCGAGGAACTCGCGGAGATCGTCGCCAAGCACGGAGATGACCGCCGGACGCACATCCTGATGGGCTTCGACGGCGACATGTCCATGGAAGACCTGATTCCCGAAGAGGAAATGGTCGTCACCATTACGCGCGGTGGGTACGTCAAGCGCACCCGCAGCGACAACTACCGTTCCCAGCAGCGTGGCGGCAAGGGTATCAAGGGTGCGCAGTTGCGAGGCGACGATGTCGTTGAGCACTTCTTCGTCACCACTACCCACCACTGGCTGCTGTTCTTCACCAACTTGGGTCGCGTCTACCGTGCCAAGGCTTACGAGCTCGCTGAAGCCGGCCGTGATGCCAAGGGCCAGCACGTCGCCAACCTGTTGGCCTTCCAGCCGGATGAGCACATCGCCCAGGTTCTTGACCTAAGGGACTACCAGCAGGCTCCGTACTTGGTGCTCGCCACCAAGAACGGACTGGTCAAGAAGACGAGGTTGGAGGACTATGACACCAACCGCACCGCCGGTGTCATCGCGATCAACCTGCGCGACGAGGACGAGTTGGTCTCCGCCCAGCTGGTCAGCGAGACCGATGACCTGCTTCTGGTTTCACGCAAGGGCCAGTCGATCCGATTCACAGCCACCGATGACGCACTGCGCCCCATGGGCCGGGCTACCTCGGGTGTAACCGGTATGAAGTTCCGTGAAGACGACGAACTGCTTGCCGCAGACGTCGTCCAGGACGGTTCCTTCGTCTTCATCGTTACTGAGGGTGGCTACGCCAAGCGGACCGCAGTGGACGAATACCGCCTGCAGGGCCGTGGCGGCCTGGGCATCAAGGTAGCCAAGCTTGCTGAAGACCGCGGTGACCTTGTGGGCGCCTTGATCGTGCAGGAAGAGGACGAAGTCCTGGTAGTCATGGAAGGCGGCAAGGTGGTCCGCTCGGCAGTGACCGGCGTCCCTGCCAAGGGCCGTGACACCATGGGCGTCATCTTCGCCAAGCCGGACAAGAATGACCGCATTATTGAGGTTGCACGCAACAGCGAACGCGGCTTGGAAGGCGAAGAGTCCGAAGACGGACTCGACGATGACGTAACGTTGGCTGCAAACGACGGCGCCTCCGAGGCGACCGTGACGGCCGAAACGGAAAACGACGCAGACCCGGATATCGAAACGGGCGCGGAGCTGAACGAAGACAACACCGGAGGTAACGAGTGA
- a CDS encoding DUF3566 domain-containing protein, giving the protein MSNSDSYPKPSTGVPGGLRQPSGSAQAGTPARPQQRPGTGSTGSGATGARPANGTNSAQRPAGAPGQRPAQAGQRPAGAPGQRPAQPGQRPAGSGAQRPAQGGPGLVKPAPKAKVRRARLLVSKVDPWSVLKMAFLLSVALGIVTVVAAIVLWTVLDLTGIFNQVDSLLGTLAGSEGSGFELKKIASLGQVASFATIIAVVNVVLLTALSMLSAVLYNISATLVGGVGVTLTDD; this is encoded by the coding sequence GTGAGTAATTCCGACTCATATCCCAAGCCGAGCACAGGTGTCCCCGGCGGACTCCGGCAGCCCTCGGGCAGCGCACAGGCAGGAACCCCTGCACGGCCCCAGCAGCGTCCCGGAACCGGGTCCACCGGTTCCGGTGCCACAGGAGCACGACCCGCTAACGGGACCAACTCCGCTCAGCGGCCCGCCGGCGCTCCGGGACAGCGACCCGCGCAGGCAGGTCAGCGTCCTGCCGGCGCCCCCGGGCAACGACCGGCTCAGCCCGGCCAGCGCCCCGCGGGTTCCGGGGCCCAGCGCCCCGCCCAGGGCGGTCCCGGCCTGGTGAAGCCTGCTCCCAAGGCCAAGGTTCGTCGCGCACGCCTCTTGGTCAGCAAGGTGGACCCGTGGTCAGTCCTGAAGATGGCATTCCTGCTGTCTGTTGCGCTGGGCATCGTCACCGTAGTTGCTGCCATCGTGCTCTGGACGGTGCTGGATCTCACGGGCATCTTCAACCAGGTGGATAGCCTTCTGGGCACCCTGGCGGGATCGGAGGGCAGTGGATTTGAGCTGAAGAAGATTGCCTCGCTGGGCCAAGTTGCATCCTTCGCCACCATTATTGCCGTGGTGAACGTGGTCTTGCTGACCGCACTATCCATGCTCTCAGCGGTTCTGTATAACATTTCCGCAACGTTGGTTGGCGGCGTCGGCGTCACGCTGACCGACGACTAG
- a CDS encoding DLW-39 family protein: MKKLLVVVAAAIAGVLVYKKAQESEARKDVWSKSTDKVD, translated from the coding sequence GTGAAGAAGTTGCTGGTAGTAGTGGCAGCGGCAATCGCAGGTGTCCTGGTCTATAAAAAGGCCCAGGAATCCGAAGCCCGGAAGGATGTCTGGAGCAAGTCAACCGACAAGGTCGACTAG
- a CDS encoding DUF721 domain-containing protein, producing the protein MAKDSRDGLQPGRDPDEIDAAQAALNRMREAAAARGEVRQRAPRPGSAPKRKGIRDTRGFAQFHGSGRDPLGLGNVVGRLVAERGWTSPVAVGSVMAEWETLVGGDISAHCTPESFTDTTLHVRCDSTAWATQLRLLSTSLLEMFRNELGEGVVTSIQVLGPSAPSWRKGGRSVNGRGPRDTYG; encoded by the coding sequence ATGGCGAAGGATAGCCGCGACGGACTTCAGCCCGGACGCGATCCGGACGAGATCGATGCTGCCCAAGCGGCGCTGAACCGGATGCGGGAGGCTGCTGCCGCCCGCGGTGAAGTGAGGCAACGGGCCCCCAGACCTGGGTCTGCCCCGAAGCGTAAGGGCATCCGGGATACCAGGGGATTCGCGCAATTCCACGGCAGCGGACGGGACCCCTTGGGCCTCGGAAATGTCGTTGGCCGATTGGTGGCCGAACGCGGGTGGACATCGCCTGTGGCCGTGGGCTCGGTGATGGCGGAATGGGAAACCTTGGTTGGAGGGGACATCTCGGCACATTGCACGCCGGAGAGCTTCACGGACACCACTCTCCATGTCCGTTGCGATTCAACGGCTTGGGCCACCCAACTGCGTTTGCTGAGCACGAGCCTCCTGGAGATGTTCCGCAATGAGCTTGGAGAAGGCGTGGTCACCAGTATCCAGGTGCTGGGCCCGTCGGCTCCAAGTTGGCGAAAAGGCGGGCGCAGCGTCAACGGTCGGGGCCCGAGGGATACTTACGGCTAA
- the gyrB gene encoding DNA topoisomerase (ATP-hydrolyzing) subunit B: protein MANDNAETLAVEPEEETVPKPDTPTEAPREYGASDITVLEGLEAVRKRPGMYIGSTGPRGLHHLVYEVVDNSVDEALAGYCSHIEITLRADGGVRVVDDGRGIPVDIHPTEGKPTVEVVMTILHAGGKFGGGGYAVSGGLHGVGISVVNALSRRVDTEVRRQGHVWRMTFADGGKPQGELVKGEATDVTGTSQTFYPDGTIFESTEFDFETLRARFQQMAFLNKGLRITLTDERPVNRDGDDDLDLDAVATEGEVAAEHRTVVYQYPDGLLDYVKHLNSNKKVEIVHEDVIAFETEDTERHIAVEVAMQWTTAYSESVHTYANTINTHEGGTHEEGFRAAMTSLINRYAREKSIIKEKEDNLTGDDIREGLTAVISVKLSEPQFEGQTKTKLGNSEVKGFVQRVVTDQLGDWLERNPGPARDVIRKAISAAQARMAARKARDNARRKSPLESFGMPGKLSDCSSKDPSRCEVYLVEGDSAGGSAKRGRNPETQAILPLRGKILNVERARLDKALGNAEVQSMITAFGTGIGEDFDISKLRYHKIVLMADADVDGQHITTLLMTLLFRYMRPLIENGYVYLAQPPLYRIKWSNAAHDYVYSDRERDETIRKGASMNKRLPKDNGIQRYKGLGEMDYTELWDTTMDPDRRTLLQVTMDDALAADQTFSVLMGEDVESRRNFIQQNAKDVRFLDI from the coding sequence GTGGCTAACGACAATGCAGAGACCTTGGCAGTAGAGCCCGAAGAGGAGACTGTTCCCAAGCCTGACACGCCCACTGAGGCGCCCAGGGAGTACGGTGCCAGCGACATCACCGTGCTGGAGGGCCTCGAAGCCGTGCGCAAACGCCCCGGCATGTACATCGGTTCCACCGGTCCTCGTGGCTTGCACCACCTGGTCTATGAAGTGGTGGACAACTCTGTTGATGAGGCACTGGCTGGTTACTGCAGCCACATCGAAATCACTCTCCGTGCCGATGGCGGCGTCCGCGTTGTTGATGATGGCCGCGGTATTCCCGTAGACATTCACCCGACCGAAGGCAAGCCAACGGTTGAAGTGGTCATGACCATCCTTCACGCCGGCGGTAAGTTCGGCGGCGGCGGCTACGCGGTTTCCGGCGGCCTCCACGGTGTGGGTATCTCCGTGGTCAACGCCTTGTCCCGCCGCGTGGACACGGAAGTCCGCCGGCAAGGCCACGTTTGGCGTATGACCTTCGCCGACGGCGGCAAGCCCCAGGGCGAACTCGTCAAGGGTGAAGCCACTGACGTCACCGGTACGTCCCAGACGTTCTACCCGGACGGGACTATCTTCGAGTCCACTGAGTTCGATTTCGAGACGCTTCGTGCGCGCTTCCAGCAGATGGCCTTCCTCAACAAGGGCCTGCGGATCACCCTGACGGACGAGCGCCCGGTGAACCGCGACGGTGATGATGACCTCGACCTCGACGCCGTTGCCACCGAAGGCGAAGTCGCCGCCGAGCACCGCACAGTGGTGTACCAATACCCGGACGGCCTGCTGGACTACGTCAAGCACCTGAACTCGAACAAGAAGGTCGAAATCGTCCACGAGGACGTCATCGCCTTCGAAACCGAAGACACGGAGCGGCACATCGCCGTCGAGGTCGCCATGCAGTGGACCACCGCGTACTCCGAAAGCGTCCACACATACGCAAACACGATCAACACCCATGAGGGCGGAACGCACGAAGAAGGCTTCCGCGCCGCGATGACCTCGCTGATCAACCGCTATGCGCGCGAGAAGAGCATCATCAAGGAAAAGGAAGACAACCTCACCGGTGATGACATTCGTGAAGGCCTGACGGCCGTTATTTCCGTCAAGCTTTCCGAGCCTCAGTTCGAAGGCCAGACCAAAACCAAGCTGGGCAACTCCGAGGTGAAGGGCTTCGTCCAGCGCGTTGTCACGGATCAGCTGGGCGACTGGCTGGAACGCAACCCCGGCCCCGCACGTGATGTGATCCGCAAGGCCATTTCCGCTGCCCAGGCACGCATGGCGGCCCGCAAGGCCCGCGATAACGCCCGCCGGAAGAGCCCCCTGGAATCCTTCGGTATGCCCGGCAAGCTCTCCGACTGCTCCTCGAAGGATCCTTCGCGTTGCGAGGTTTACCTGGTGGAGGGTGACTCCGCAGGTGGTTCGGCCAAGCGTGGACGCAACCCGGAGACCCAGGCCATCCTGCCACTGCGCGGCAAGATCCTGAATGTTGAGCGGGCCCGCCTGGACAAGGCCCTCGGCAACGCCGAAGTCCAGTCGATGATTACCGCCTTCGGTACAGGCATCGGCGAAGACTTCGACATTTCCAAGCTGCGGTACCACAAGATCGTCCTCATGGCCGATGCTGACGTTGACGGCCAGCACATCACCACGTTGTTGATGACTCTGCTGTTCCGCTACATGCGTCCGCTCATCGAGAACGGCTACGTCTACCTGGCCCAACCCCCGCTGTACAGGATCAAGTGGTCCAACGCGGCCCACGATTACGTCTACAGCGACCGCGAACGAGATGAAACCATCCGCAAGGGTGCTTCCATGAACAAGCGACTCCCCAAGGACAACGGCATCCAGCGCTACAAGGGCCTGGGCGAGATGGACTACACGGAACTGTGGGATACCACCATGGACCCCGATCGCCGCACCCTGTTGCAGGTCACCATGGATGATGCACTGGCCGCTGACCAGACCTTCTCTGTCTTGATGGGCGAGGACGTTGAATCGCGCCGTAACTTCATCCAGCAGAACGCCAAGGACGTCAGGTTCCTCGATATCTAG